DNA from Rubripirellula lacrimiformis:
GCTGTTGGATTCCCAGCGACGCATCAGCGAGGCCCAAAGTCGGTACTTTTTGTCACTGGCCGAGTACACGGTCGCCAGCAAAAATGTGCAGTTTGAAAAGGGAACTTTGCTGCAAATGGCTAATATGGTGATCGCCGATTTGCCTTGATTGTAGTCTAGGGGTGTACGGCAGCTCCTGACGATCGTCCAAATCCCGCAATGCTGAAGCATGAACAACGAAGCCCTGATTCGAAAATTTCACGACCACGCGGCGTTGTCTCCCGAGAACCCCGATGATCCGGATTCATTGATTGGGTTCTTTCAGACTTTTCGTCCCGATGGCAAGTCGCTGGGCCCGCTGTTGCATGATCTGGATTTTGGTGATCCGCAGATCGGGCCCGCGTTGGCTGGTCGGATCAGCGAACTGTTCCAATTGGCTGGTGATGATCGGCGTCCCCAAGGCGGCCGAGACGCCTATTTTGTCGTGCGAAATCCACAGCCGCTGGATCCGGAACTGGCCAGCCAATGGGCCACACAGTGGTTGACCAACGTCCGAGACTTGGCGATTTCGGTCGGCGATTCCGAAGTCGCGATGGCGTTGGACCCGCTGCCGTCGATTCGGGTCTTGATCGGAACGCCGCCAAAGCATCCCAAAGATGCCGCCGAAAAATCAAATTTGTTGACGATGATCCAGCAGAATGTGGCTGGGTTGGTGGAACAGTTGGACGCCGGACCGTTGCCGACAACGTTGCGGCCGGCTTACTACTTCATCGCCTGCGACGCGTTGCTGCGGGACTACTTGATGTGGCCCTTCTATGAAAAAGCATCGGGGCATCCGGACCCCTTCCAGCCCTATTTTGGACTTTGGCAGCACGGTGTGAAGTTTCGGATCTTCGGGGATGACCAAGTGGACCTGTATCTGCCACGCACCGACTGATCCGCCGTGGTGCGCATGAATGGGGGCCGGATCGGCGAACCCGCTTTGCCCTCGATGGCGTTTGATAGCAGGGCGATGTGCCTGCTGTGGCAGCACGGGGGGCAGAAATCTGAACCATTGTCCCGGTGCAGATCTTCCAGATTGAGTATGCTTTGCGCCGCGAGGCCCGTTTTGAAACGGTTTTTCCGCGACACGACGGACTCAACCTCTTGGATTAAGAATGGACAGCATGATCGGTTCGGTGACTTCACTTTTGGCTTCTACAGCAAGTGAGGTTGGCGGCCAGGAGTCCGAAGTCGCGACCAACGGCGACTTGTCGGTAACGCTGATCTACCTGGGCGCGGCCGTGTTGTTGATCATTCTGAACGGCTTCTTTGTGGCCGCCGAGTTCTCGTTGGTGAAGGTTCGGATCTCTCGGATTGAACAGTTGGCGCGAGACGGCAAGATGTTTGCCGGGACCGCCAAATGGCTGGCCAAACGCTTGGACGAATCGCTGTCGGCTTGCCAATTGGGCATCACGATGGCTTCGTTGGCCTTGGGTTGGGTGGGGGAGCCCGCCTTTGCGCGATTGGTCGAACCAGTGTTGGCGTGGGGCGGAGTCACGGATCCGCGCGTCATGCACGTGCTGGGATTCACGCTGGCGTTTTCGGTGATTACCGGTTTGCACCTGGTCGTCGGCGAACAGTTTCCCAAGATCTTTGCGATCCGGCGGCCCGAGCAGATGTTGCTGTGGTGTGCGGTGCCGCTGAAGTTTTTCTATGTGATCCTGTTCCCGTTCCTGACGGTATTGAACGTGGTCACATCGTTTCTGCTTCGGATGGTGGGGATTAAGGGAGCCGCTGATCACGATGGGGCCAACACCGAAGAAGAAATTCGAGCCTTGCTGCGCGAAGCACACGTGCACGGGAATCTGTCTCGCAACGAGCACTCGCTGATCAACAATGTGTTCGAGTTTGACGACATGATTGTCCGCCGCGTAATGTTGCCGCGTGGTGACGTCGTCTTTTTTGACATCAACGAACCGGTGGCCAACCTACGCGAGCTGGTGCGCCAGACCATGCACACTCGTTACCCGGTGTGTGATCGTTCGCTGGACAAAGTGATCGGGGTCATCCACATCAAGGACCTGTTGGTCATCCCCGCCGATGTCGAAGATTTTGATTTGCGATCGATCGTTCGTCCGCCTAAAAAGGTGCACGAAACGATGCCGATCAGCCATGTTCTGAGGCACTTTCAAGCGACGCACCAGTTGATGGCTTTTGTCATCGACGAATACGGAACGATCACCGGCATGGTGACTCTGGAGAATGTTCTGGAGAAAATCGTGGGTGAGGTTGATGACGAATTTGATAATGCCGATCCCAATGTCGTGCCGGCTGGTTCGGGCGAATACATCGTCAATGGTTTGACGGGGTTGGACGAAGTTCGTCGCAAGCTTTCGATTCCGCTAGACGAATCCGACGAAGCAGACACGGTCAGCGGTTTGTTGATGGACGTCAAACAGAAGATTTTGTCGCAGGGTGATCGAGTCAAGTTGGTCGGCGCCACCGTCGAAGTCTTGGAAATGAAGAATGATAGTGCGACCAAAGTGAAATTCAAAATAGACACGTCGTCGTCACCCTATCTGGGTTAGCGGGCCAAGTTGAGCCGCGCGGACGTTCGTTTATTTTTCATTGGCACCTTTGCCGAATTTGGCATCGGGTGCCGCACGGAAGTCAAAATTGTCAAACAAGATTTCTGATACCCAGGTCAGCGGACCTGCCAAGTTCGGAACGTTCGGTGGTGTGTTCACGCCATGCACGTTGACGATCCTGGGTGTCATCATGTTCCTGCGATTCGGCCAGGTGGTCGGGCAGTCGGGAATCATCAACGCGGTGCTGATCGTGTTGGCAGCCAAGGCGATCACGACCCTGACGACGTTGTCGTTGTCGGCGATTGCGACGAACACTCGGGTCAAGGGTGGTGGGGCGTATTACCTAATCAGCCGATCGTTGGGCGTCGAATTTGGCGGTGCGATCGGGATTCTTTTCTTCGCGGCCCAGGCGATCTCGGTCGCGATGTACATCATCGGGTTTACCGAGGCGTTTGCCGTCACGTTTCCTCAGTGGGCGGACGAATTCACTGCGATCGCCAGTCTGGTCAATGTCGGCGTGTTTCTGTGTGTTTACGTCGGTGCCGGTTGGACGATCAAGGTCCAGTATTTCATCCTGGCGATCTTGGTTGCCGCGATCGGTTCGTTTTATGTCGGTGCAATTCAGGACTTCAATCCGGACTACCTGCGAGCCAACCTTTCCCCCCATTACTTGGGTGGCGAAAATTGGTTCACGATGTTTGCGTTGTTCTTTCCTGCGGTGACAGGCATCATGGCAGGAGCCAATATGTCTGGTGACTTGGCCAATCCGTCGAAATCCATTCCGACCGGAACGTTGTTGGCGATCGCTGTGACAGCCGTGGTTTACCTGTCGCAAGTATTCCTGTTGGGAAGTGCCCGTTCGCCCGACGAATTGACCGCCAACAACATGGTGATTCGCGACATTGCGTTATGGCCGATTGCGATCACGGCCGGGGTTTTTGCGGCGACACTTTCGTCGGCGCTGGGCAGCATGATGGGCGCACCGCGAATTCTGCAGGCTTTCGCACGCGACGAAATCTTTCGCTCGCTAAGGTTCTTTGGCGCCGGCAGTGGGCTGACCAATGAACCCCGCCGCGCGACGGTGTTGACGTTTGCGATCGCCCAGGTCTGCATTGTGTTGGGAGATCTGAACGCGATCGCGCCGATCATCACCATGTTTTTCATGATCACCTACGGGTTGCTGAACCTGGCGACGTTTTACGAAGCGGTCACGAAAAACCCCAGCTATCGTCCGACCTTTCGCTACAGTCACTGGATGACATCACTGGCTGGCACCTTGGGGTGCTTGGGCGTGATGTTTTTGGTCAATTGGATTTGGGCTACCGTTTCGATCTTGTTCATTGCCGGTTTGCACTGGTTCATCCGGTCACGCGAGATCGAATCGCGTTGGGGGGATCTGCAAAGCGGGGTCATCTTTGAACGTGCTCGCAAAGCTCTGTTGAAATTAGAAGTCGAAGCCTACCACCCCAAAAATTGGCGGCCGATCATCATGGCGCTCAGCGGGACCGGCTGGACGCGTAGCCATATTCCGATCTACGGCCATTGGCTGACATCTGGGCACGGCATGTTGACGTTGGCCCAGGTGGTCAGTGGCGATATCGAAGACCATGCCGAACGCCGCGATCGGTATGAAAAGGTGCTGCGTAACTTCATCGCCAAAGAGCAACTCGAAGCGTTCCCGGCGGTGACCTGCAACGCGATTTTGTCCGACGGGATCGAAGCGTTGATCCAATGTTCTGGGATCGGTGGATTGCGGCCCAACACGGTTTTGATGGGATGGCCGCGAGACCAGTCCAGAGCCGAGGCGTTCGGCGCCAATATCCGTTTGATTGCACGCATGAACCGCAGCATCCTGGCCATGCGTTTTCTGTCGCACCGCGGCGACGATTCCGACGACCACAGCGACGTGGACGAACACTGGAAGGTGCCGGCGGGGACGATCGACGTTTGGTGGCGGGGAATGGAAAATGGCGCTTTGATGATGTTGCTTGCGCACCTTCTGCACCAAAACCCGGGATGGCGAGACAACCCGATTCGTCTGCTTCGTGTGGTCGAAAATGAAGAAGCCGAACAGGAGGTTCGAAAGCACTTGATCGAGCTCGGGGCTTCGTCGCGAATTACGATTGTGCCCGAGGTGATCGTGTCTAGTCGGTCGCCCGCCCAAGTGATCGCCGAAGCGTCCCGCTCGGCTGCGATCGTTTTGCTGGGGTTCCAGACTCCCGACGAAGGGAACGAAATGGAACTCTACCAACGCATGGAATGGATGGCCGGTGACCTGCCGCGTGTGTTGTTTGTCGACAGCGCCGGCGGGATGGCGTTGGAATCCTGATCGCGATTCCGCGGGCAGGTCGATTGGCAGCGGAATTGACTTGTTTGATCGCAGCGAAGACACTGGAAGGCGAGATTTTCCGGTTTTCCAGCTTTTCAATGGTGTGACGATGAACGTTCGTCGGCACCGCGTTTTCTGGACGCGTTTGATCAGTGGGAACGCCGCCCGCCTTCGCTATGGAACCGTCGATGATACGTTCTGGTATTTCCACCCTGTCGTTGGGCTTCGTCCAATTCAATCTGCCGACACTGCGAACCGCGTTCGCAACGATCTTGGCATTGGTTAGCGTGGCGGGGACCCGTGTCGCGTTTGCGCAAGACGACAGCGACGATGGTGATCAGCGGCCGAACATCGTGTTCATCTTTGCTGATGATCAGTGCTTTGAAACGATCGGCGGACTGAACAATCCTGAGGTTGAAACACCGAATTTGGATCGTCTGGTGCGTCGCGGCACCACGTTCACACACGCCTACAACATGGGATCGTGGAGCGGCGCGGTTTGTGTTGCCAGTCGGACGATGTTGAACTCTGGACGTTTTGTTTGGAGCGCGAATTCGATCTATGACCGTTCGGAACGCGAACGTACCGAGGGGCGGTGGTGGAGCGAATACTTGAAGTCGGCTGGCTACCGAACTTACATGACCGGCAAATGGCACTGCAAAGCCAATGCAGAGCGATCCTTCGATGTGGCCCGCGACATTCGTCCCGGAATGCCCAAGGATAACAAGGCCGGCTACAATCGTCCGCTGCCCGATGGCAGCGATCCGTGGTCGCCTTCGGATCCGAAGTTCGGTGGGTACTGGCAGGGCGGTACGCATTGGAGCGAAGTGGTCGCTAACCATGCTGACGAGTTCTTGGAAGATGCCAGCCAGAATCCCGATCCGT
Protein-coding regions in this window:
- a CDS encoding apolipoprotein acyltransferase: MNNEALIRKFHDHAALSPENPDDPDSLIGFFQTFRPDGKSLGPLLHDLDFGDPQIGPALAGRISELFQLAGDDRRPQGGRDAYFVVRNPQPLDPELASQWATQWLTNVRDLAISVGDSEVAMALDPLPSIRVLIGTPPKHPKDAAEKSNLLTMIQQNVAGLVEQLDAGPLPTTLRPAYYFIACDALLRDYLMWPFYEKASGHPDPFQPYFGLWQHGVKFRIFGDDQVDLYLPRTD
- a CDS encoding hemolysin family protein, giving the protein MDSMIGSVTSLLASTASEVGGQESEVATNGDLSVTLIYLGAAVLLIILNGFFVAAEFSLVKVRISRIEQLARDGKMFAGTAKWLAKRLDESLSACQLGITMASLALGWVGEPAFARLVEPVLAWGGVTDPRVMHVLGFTLAFSVITGLHLVVGEQFPKIFAIRRPEQMLLWCAVPLKFFYVILFPFLTVLNVVTSFLLRMVGIKGAADHDGANTEEEIRALLREAHVHGNLSRNEHSLINNVFEFDDMIVRRVMLPRGDVVFFDINEPVANLRELVRQTMHTRYPVCDRSLDKVIGVIHIKDLLVIPADVEDFDLRSIVRPPKKVHETMPISHVLRHFQATHQLMAFVIDEYGTITGMVTLENVLEKIVGEVDDEFDNADPNVVPAGSGEYIVNGLTGLDEVRRKLSIPLDESDEADTVSGLLMDVKQKILSQGDRVKLVGATVEVLEMKNDSATKVKFKIDTSSSPYLG
- a CDS encoding APC family permease; the protein is MSNKISDTQVSGPAKFGTFGGVFTPCTLTILGVIMFLRFGQVVGQSGIINAVLIVLAAKAITTLTTLSLSAIATNTRVKGGGAYYLISRSLGVEFGGAIGILFFAAQAISVAMYIIGFTEAFAVTFPQWADEFTAIASLVNVGVFLCVYVGAGWTIKVQYFILAILVAAIGSFYVGAIQDFNPDYLRANLSPHYLGGENWFTMFALFFPAVTGIMAGANMSGDLANPSKSIPTGTLLAIAVTAVVYLSQVFLLGSARSPDELTANNMVIRDIALWPIAITAGVFAATLSSALGSMMGAPRILQAFARDEIFRSLRFFGAGSGLTNEPRRATVLTFAIAQVCIVLGDLNAIAPIITMFFMITYGLLNLATFYEAVTKNPSYRPTFRYSHWMTSLAGTLGCLGVMFLVNWIWATVSILFIAGLHWFIRSREIESRWGDLQSGVIFERARKALLKLEVEAYHPKNWRPIIMALSGTGWTRSHIPIYGHWLTSGHGMLTLAQVVSGDIEDHAERRDRYEKVLRNFIAKEQLEAFPAVTCNAILSDGIEALIQCSGIGGLRPNTVLMGWPRDQSRAEAFGANIRLIARMNRSILAMRFLSHRGDDSDDHSDVDEHWKVPAGTIDVWWRGMENGALMMLLAHLLHQNPGWRDNPIRLLRVVENEEAEQEVRKHLIELGASSRITIVPEVIVSSRSPAQVIAEASRSAAIVLLGFQTPDEGNEMELYQRMEWMAGDLPRVLFVDSAGGMALES